A portion of the Anser cygnoides isolate HZ-2024a breed goose chromosome 29, Taihu_goose_T2T_genome, whole genome shotgun sequence genome contains these proteins:
- the LOC106049299 gene encoding olfactory receptor 14J1-like produces the protein MPNSSSVSEFLLMAFTDTRELQLLHFGLFLGIYLAALLGNSLILTAIACNHHLHTPMYFFLLNLTLLDIGSTSTTLPKAMANSLWDTRTISYQGCAAQVLFLVFLFGGEHCLLTIMAYNCYIAICKPLHYGSLLGTRACAKMAAAAWGSGFLNAVLHTATTFSLPLCQGNAVDQFFCEIPQILRLSCSDVYLKEGWLLMFSASLTIACFVFIVVSYVKIFKAVLRMPSEEGRHKTFSTCLPHLSVVSLFVSTVMFAHLKLPSISSSSLDPVVSFLYSMVPLVVNLLIYTMRNQELRDALRKLML, from the coding sequence atgcccaacagcagctctgtgagtgAGTTCCTCCTGATGGCATTCACAGacacacgggagctgcagctcctgcacttcgggctcttcctgggcatctacctggctgccctcctgggcaacagCCTCATCCTCACTGCCATAGCCTGCAACCACCACCTCCACACacccatgtacttcttcctcctcaacctcacCCTCCTCGACATAGGATCCacctccaccactctgcccaaagccatggccaattctCTGTGGGACACCAGGACCATttcctatcaaggatgtgctgcacaaGTCCTCTTTTTAGTCTTCTTGTTTGGAGGAGAGCATTGCCtcctcaccatcatggcctacaACTgctacattgccatctgcaagcccctgcactacgggagccttCTGGGCACCAGAGCTTGTGccaagatggcagcagctgcctggggcagtggctttctcaatgctgtcctgcatacggccactacattttccctgcccctctgccaaggcaatgctgtggaccagttcttctgtgaaatccctcAGATCCTCaggctctcctgctcagacgtGTACCTCAAGGAAGGTTGGCTTCTCATGTTTAGTGCCAGTTTAACCattgcatgttttgttttcattgtggtgtcctatgtaAAAATTTTCaaggcagtgctgaggatgccctctgaaGAGGGCCGGCACAAaaccttttccacgtgcctccctcacctaTCTGTTGTCTCCCTATTTGTCAGCACTGTCATGTTTGCTCACCTGAAGctcccctccatctcttcctcaTCTCTGGACCCggtggtgtcatttctgtactcgaTGGTGCCTCTAGTAGTAAACCTCCTAATCTACAccatgaggaaccaggagctcaggGATGCCTTGAGGAAACTGATGCTTTGA